ATCCACGTGCAGGCCGACTTTGTACCGCAAAGCAATTTTGGACAAGGCTTCAATGGGATCCACAACGCCCTGAGGATAGGACGGAGCGGAGGCATATATCATAATGGTATTGGAAGTGATACCTTTGGAAACGCGATCTGGGTTCAATTGGAAGGAATCGTGTCGGTGATTGCAATCTATACTCACCACGCGAATGCCAAACATGTCGCACGCTTTGTAGACAGCCGCATGAGCAGTGGTTCCACAAACTAGCTCCGGATGCCTGATACCCCGCCGCTTTCCGTATACATTCCAGTGCGCTCGGATGGCTAGAATGATACTTTCAGTGCCACCCGATGTCATCGATCCAATTGGCGGCGCGTGTAACATGTCGGCCGTCATGGCAATTACTTCGCCTTCGCACTGATTCAGTTTAGGCCATATTCCTGGATGTAACGGATTACTCCAGGAGTATGCAGCGTATACACGATTCATCAACGATGTGTGCTCGTCGCTATTGGAATAGACTGTGCCACTCACTTTGCCAAGTTGCCACatcttgtcttccttctcggCGAAGTGCTGGAGTTCCTGTACAATATCTTCCGCAGCACGGCCGCTCACTGGCATCGTGGTAATCTTGACACGATTGGGATCTTTTCCCAGCGCTGGTTCAGAATCTGTTTTGACCTTTTTGGCTTGTTTCTCGAGCTGCGCGGCGAAAACAGCCACGTGGTCGAGAGCCCAGTCAAAGGCGGATTGAGTAAAAGAATATTTCCATTCGGCGATGGAGTAATGGCGCAGACAATATATCACTCTAGCTAAACTGGAGAGTAGTAAAATAGCCATAAAGTCCTCCGCTACGGTCCATAGCCACCGAGCGGCGCCAACCAGAAGATAATTTGTATCGGCTTCGTTTGACGTGAGCAACTTAACCAAACGCTCGTTGGAATACGCGAGGAATCTGTGCAGATATTGCAGCAAGCTTGTAGAATGGTCAGATGGCGAAAGGCGAAATGCGATCCACCCAACGATCCCCAAGAAAGACACCAGCGGGCGGATCTGGCGGACGACAACGGGCAAGGGAGGCAAAACGATTAGGAGACCCACGCCAATcacaacaaaagcaactgTAGTTGATATCGAAGATTCCATATTGCACTCGTTATGTTGCTCGGTAAAAAtccactcactgtcattgaAGTTCTCCGTGGATAAACTGGAGTGATGACGAAGGAGCGTAACGTcaattttccattttttgccGGTATCGTGGAGTATTGGGTTTTCGAGAATCCTGCGTACGGAATGGAACACCGTAATTTCAGTGTCAGTGTTCGCATTTTACGACGGGTAGGTGAGTTCTGAATTAGGTGGAAGTGCGGTCGACGCACAGGAGATGGGCTATGTCTGtaagtcactgtcaacagcATCTTATTTTTATCAGTAAAACGAAAAGCGAATATGAACCGTGCTAATTGATATTGAGAAAAGCTGACTGAAGAGTCCAATTACATTTCAGCTCTGGGAGATCAAGCCATCTCTCCACAAGCGAGATGTTCGGAATTTTACAGTAGTGGCCCTCAACTCCTTTTTAGTTGACTGTGTGAACAAATACAGGgcagcaaaagaagataTTACGCGACCCTGGGTAGAGGTCCTATTTACATCTAGTCAATTTTGTTCGTACAAACACTTTTGTAAAATATTTCTAGAAATTACTGATAATTTTACGTTGTGCTTATCGATCCATGATAAAAGCGCAAAATAGTAATTCTCTGGCGCTTTTGGCGGCGTTTTCTTCGGTTGGCAATCATTCTGTTTACTCCCAATATTGTTTTTTTCTAGGCAtagactgactgtgagtgcgaGGTACAAGCTGAAAATCCTCGCAAATCGACGCGGTGCTTTCAGATAGCCTTTTTGGTACGCTTTCCCATAATTTACCGCTTCAGACAGACCATAGTCTAGTAGAAGAATAGGCAAATGCAGGTAGACTGCTTTGGCAAGTTAAAGCTAGGATTTGGAATTCGAAAACTACAATACAACACAACAGCTGGCGGATGTTCCGACCTGATGAGGACCCCCGTCGACTGGTACTACCCTTGTAGTAGATGTCCTTTTGACAGTTGTATATGTTGTTGTTTCACTACCTGGTCCATATGCTCcagtttcgtcgtcgttctcaATCGTTGCACTCTGTGCTTTACCGTCCGTTTGTTGCCGTTCACGCGCTGCTTGGATCTCCCATTCTCGCTCTCGGCGTTCAGCCTGTTCAAGCGCTTTTCTCTTCCACTCAGGCTCCGCATCGGCGGCTGCTTTCATGGCCTCCTGCTCCTCGTGGCCAAGGTCCTCGAAAAGTTCGCACGCTTCTTCTACGATGTTTGCTTCAGTTGCGCCGGATGCCAAACCTTGCGCCGCCTCTTGAGCCAGTCGCCGGGCATCGATGTACCTAATACTTAGTTTGGTCTTGATAAGTTGATCAGCTGGCATATCTATGGACTTGACCAAATGAGCAGGAGATACATCAGTAGTATGTTGCTTGGTAATTTTGACCTCTCCCATTAACGTTCCACATTTTTGCCAACCTCCGCAGCACATCATGCCTCGAAGGCCCGACGGAAAAGCCGCACCAATGTCCCAAAATTCGAAGATGGATGACCTTGCCGCGAAATCCAAGTAAACACTTATGCCCTTCTCTTAAAATCGAAAATCGACCAAACATAAAAACACTTTTTGGCTCACAGGCTTTTTGGGAATGCAAACAAAGTGATACTCGAAACTTGTTGCCACAGATACAGCAGGGACTTAACTGTTGGACAGCAGCACGAAGGACAACGCTGGATCTCGATGAAGTGGTTTGATTGTTTGCGTGGACATAGTAATGTAAGATAAAATTAGAAACCCGTCCTCCGAGACACGGATAGGTTGGTTCTATATAAGTACGCATATATTAAAAGAAAGGAACCCTGACGAATCATCGCTTGTGAAACAAACAATAACGAGGCAGCGAGCATAAAATGGGAGCATATTTTGTAGCCCAGAATACTAGATGATTGACGCTGCTTCACGACAAGTGTCGTAATCCTGTACATTCAGGTAGTCTGGTG
The sequence above is drawn from the Phaeodactylum tricornutum CCAP 1055/1 chromosome 21, whole genome shotgun sequence genome and encodes:
- a CDS encoding predicted protein, whose product is MSNFLAIVWHFASHGSSSLIGSASSMDIFLWDCEWLAFIFGLRLFGGVVVDMDTIFWAKTPDYLNVQDYDTCREAASSIFEFWDIGAAFPSGLRGMMCCGGWQKCGTLMGEVKITKQHTTDVSPAHLVKSIDMPADQLIKTKLSIRYIDARRLAQEAAQGLASGATEANIVEEACELFEDLGHEEQEAMKAAADAEPEWKRKALEQAERREREWEIQAARERQQTDGKAQSATIENDDETGAYGPGSETTTYTTVKRTSTTRVVPVDGGPHQVGTSASCCVVL